The Arabidopsis thaliana chromosome 5, partial sequence genomic interval caaATCTTATAGGTAAGTTGAACATATAACTTTTGTTGCAAATTATACCTAACGTTTATACATGTATTGTGTAGGTTAGAAGAAAATGACACTATACAATCCAAACGACTTTAAAAGGCATTTAtatttcttgaatctttgtataattgtaaccattaaaagtttaagattttgtttgggaATCATGAAATCCAAAAAGTTACCAGGCTGTTAAAAAATAGCAGAACCATGCATTTTCTACaaaagagttttgtttaaCCGATGCGgtcaaaattatgttttccaAGAAAAATAGCATTGGGGGACTGAGAGTCACGCGCTGAGTGAAGCGGGTGAGAATCAGCGTCTGGAGCCTTTACATAAGCGACGGCTTGAGCAAGTCCGTGAGTGGCTATAGCCGTTACTGATTGGTCCGTAGGAAATGACTAGACTCGTAGCCAAGCATGTGTggtccttttttttgtttttaatttgtcaaCCTTACTTGTCCTTTTTactctttaattaaaaaaacaaaaaatcaaaatagcGACGTTttatttctcaaaacaaaaaatacatagTTAACGGAAATTATGTGGAAGAAATGGTGAGAGTTATTGACACTGTGACAAAAAGTATGGAGAGTTTCTACAGATTTGTACGATTTTGGGTCCAATCACAATAAAAACTCATTGTTCCCActcttctatgtttttttaatattcactTTGCTTGATGCactttctttataaaaagattcaagataAGCAAAGCGTGCTGCTTTAGTAGTGACACGAAAACAGCATCTCCACTCTCCATTAGCGTCATTTCCTTAAACATTGAGTTTCAACTTTAAGGATTACAATAAGTATTCACTGTTtctttatataacaaaaggTTAAAAGTGTGGTGGCTATACGGAGAAAACTAAGCTAAAGTGATTTTTGACTTCATTATTTGTAAATAAGATCTAAAACGAAGCACCCaccatttctttctttagagGCTAATATGTGTGTGTCActttaaaatgtaattatttCAGCATATAAATGGCTAATCCTCTGATATAAGAATGTACATAGGGTCTATAGAGACTTTTAGCATCAAACCTGGAATCTGTTATGTACCACACTAAAgcccaaataaaaatagacCTTGTTCAACGGGCCCAAATCAGGTGGATTTCAGTAAGAGAGTCCTTTTGAGGCAAAAGCAGAGTCCATCACCATGTGAAGTACATAATTTTGACGTTATAATACTTAAACCATTTGAAGTTGGTTTCATCACATAAAAAGTACATAATTTTATCTAGCATAACTGTTTGGGTTAATACCATCAACTTAGTTTAGGCGAATTTTGTATCACCTACTTATATTTTCCTAGTTTAGATGaaataatgtttgtttttaattgtttaatattagtataagataataataataatattgtaatgcatagttttaaatataattcCTTAGGAAAGAAgtcaacgaagaagaagaagggacaAAGACTTGTGGCCTGTAATTAGTTATGGTGTCACTTTGCAGTAACCAAAACGCCGACACCTCTCTtccctctcttcttcatttcacCAGCTCCATGCATATACGGTACAACCAACCACCTCTATTCTAATCCCAAACACCCTCCCCTCTTTTCTTTACACTTTTCTtattaaactttataaccaataCAAAcatttggtgttttgtttttttgtattcttccCAACTAACTCCAAAACGTATGATTGTAGTTTAGGACTTGATTGATTTATAGTTCACAATTTATAACCGTAAAAACCAGTCAACAGCATTTTAACCCTTACACTTTTTACTCTCAAAAAGTACATGATTAAGATCTGTCACTTTcactcttttaaaatttaccaGACGCTTATTTTGATTTACGGTGATTTGTTAATTAGGTAATATCCGTGTTAGataaatgttattttctaaGTTGTATTAGAGAGATGTCGCCTTCAGAAATCTCCCACACGAAGCTAAATTTTggaaataattaataagattCCAGAGCAAATTAGTCTTCtagaatataataaatacTACTATACATTATAATACCTCTACCACATTTGTGACGTCGTCGTCAGTCTCTGATAGGTTTGAGTTCatatatttcctttttaatacttctcaaaaccaaaacacttttgtttttaaaacagagtcatcctcttcgtcttctttctctgACCAAAACAGAGCGAaaagcaaaaatgaaaagtggAGGGAACACAAACACTAAACTCATACTTGTTCATCCATACATTCAAAAGCAAACAAGCACAAATCGTCTATGGCTTCTCGCTTTCGTTTCTTTCTTCACAATCGCTTTTCTCCTAACTCTTCTCTACACCACCGACTCCATCATCTCTTCTAAAAACAACTCCGCCACCGTCTCCTCCGCCGTCAATTCTGCCGTCACCACCGCTACCATCTCTCAGTTACCAACAACAGCCATCAATGCAATGCTTCACTACGCTTCAAGATCAAACGACAGCTACCACATGTCATACGGAGAGATGAAATCAATCTCCGACGTCCTCCGCCGCTGCTCTCCGCCGTGTAATCTCTTAGTCTTCGGTCTTACACACGAAACCCTTCTCTGGAAATCGCTAAACCACAACGGGCGTACAGTTTTCATCGAAGAGAATCGTTACTACGCTGCTTACTTCGAAGAAATCCACCCGGAGATCGAAGTCTTCGATGTTCAGTACACGACCAAAGCTCGTGAGGCGCGTGAGCTTGTGTCGGCGGTTAAAGAAGCGGCGAGGAACGAGTGTCGTCCAGTGCagaatcttctcttttcagaTTGTAAATTAGGACTCAATGATTTGCCGAATCATGTATACGATGTTGATTGGGATGTGATCTTAGTTGATGGACCACGTGGCGACGGTGGAGATGTACCGGGGAGGATGTCGTCGATTTTCACGGCGGCGGTTCTTGCTCGGAGTAAAAAAGGCGGGAATCCGAAGACGCATGTGTTTGTTCATGATTATTACAGAGATGTTGAGAGACTTTGTGGGGATGAGTTTCTTTGCCGGGAGAATCTTGTGGAATCTAATGATCTGCTTGCGCACTACGTGTTGGAGAAGATGGATAAAAACAGCACGCAGTTCTGTCGTGGTCGTAAGAAGAAacgctctgtttcttctccatcGGCTTGAGTTAAATGTGCGCTAAAATCTTGTGGACTGTGGAGAGTCAAACCAACCGACACGACGGTGGTCATTGACACCGTCAATCGCGGAAGGAGTTTGTGTAAAATAATACGTTTTTCTacctttaaatattttttcctgCTTTTTAAACTATGTGAAAATTCAATCAgatcaattaaaatttcaaaatatctCTTCGAGGTACAACAATTCGTTTAAAATACCACTATAGTATTTGGATACTGATGATTTGGTGTTACAACATAAATGATAAAACCCAATGAATCAAGAACGTATAGTTTCAACTCTCTAAACCCTTTGTGGAGAGTCTTGTGGAGTCAGAGtatctatcttctttttcttgtagaGTGGAACTCTTCCTCCAAGCTCTCTTAGCTGATCCACAAGTCCGTATAGAAACTCAAACGTCAATATGTTTTGAGCATTAAGTTGCTCTCTAACTTGTGGATGAATTCTAAACCATTCTCCCAACATCTTATGAACGTGAGATCGAATCATCCTCCATGGAACCGGATGCTTC includes:
- the IRX15-L gene encoding IRREGULAR XYLEM protein (DUF579) (Protein of unknown function (DUF579); CONTAINS InterPro DOMAIN/s: Protein of unknown function DUF579 (InterPro:IPR021148), Conserved hypothetical protein CHP01627 (InterPro:IPR006514); BEST Arabidopsis thaliana protein match is: Protein of unknown function (DUF579) (TAIR:AT3G50220.1); Has 1807 Blast hits to 1807 proteins in 277 species: Archae - 0; Bacteria - 0; Metazoa - 736; Fungi - 347; Plants - 385; Viruses - 0; Other Eukaryotes - 339 (source: NCBI BLink).), with the protein product MKSGGNTNTKLILVHPYIQKQTSTNRLWLLAFVSFFTIAFLLTLLYTTDSIISSKNNSATVSSAVNSAVTTATISQLPTTAINAMLHYASRSNDSYHMSYGEMKSISDVLRRCSPPCNLLVFGLTHETLLWKSLNHNGRTVFIEENRYYAAYFEEIHPEIEVFDVQYTTKAREARELVSAVKEAARNECRPVQNLLFSDCKLGLNDLPNHVYDVDWDVILVDGPRGDGGDVPGRMSSIFTAAVLARSKKGGNPKTHVFVHDYYRDVERLCGDEFLCRENLVESNDLLAHYVLEKMDKNSTQFCRGRKKKRSVSSPSA